One region of Microbacterium sufflavum genomic DNA includes:
- the nadA gene encoding quinolinate synthase NadA, translating to MSITAVPTPAVLPVDASVDHAIQAIVTGASTEATCTTDLAAGPWDFDIRPGYGPGSSMGDVIPTGAPRQGELPAEYREAPEAELHDRIRAAKATLGDRVVILGHFYQREEVVTHADYVGDSFQLATAAKGRTDAEAIVFCGVHFMAETADLLSRPEQSVILPNLAAGCSMADMADIDQVEECWEQLADVLGDLDTPDADGRVPVIPVTYMNSSAAIKGFVGRHGGIVCTSSNAHTVLEWAFARGQRVLFFPDQHLGRNTAKAMGVPLERMPLWNPRRALGGSTPDELSDARVILWHGFCSVHRRFTVAQIDQARAEHPGVRVIVHPECPMEVVDAADEAGSTEYIRRAIDEATTPTTFAIGTEINLVRRLAAQYPQHRIFCLDPVVCPCSTMYRIHPGYLAWTLEELVAGRTPNRITVAQDVAEPARVALERMLAAKPPAAGAR from the coding sequence ATGAGCATCACCGCCGTCCCGACTCCCGCCGTCCTGCCCGTGGACGCCTCGGTCGACCACGCGATCCAGGCGATCGTCACCGGCGCGTCGACCGAGGCCACCTGCACCACCGACCTCGCGGCCGGCCCCTGGGACTTCGACATCCGCCCGGGCTACGGCCCGGGGTCGTCCATGGGCGATGTGATCCCCACCGGCGCTCCCCGCCAGGGCGAACTGCCCGCCGAATACCGCGAGGCACCGGAGGCCGAGCTCCACGACCGCATCCGTGCCGCCAAGGCGACCCTGGGCGACCGCGTGGTGATCCTCGGGCACTTCTACCAGCGCGAAGAGGTCGTCACGCACGCCGACTACGTGGGCGACTCCTTCCAGCTCGCCACGGCCGCCAAGGGCCGGACCGACGCGGAGGCGATCGTGTTCTGCGGTGTGCACTTCATGGCCGAGACCGCCGACCTCCTGTCGCGCCCCGAGCAGTCCGTCATCCTGCCGAACCTCGCCGCCGGATGCTCGATGGCGGACATGGCCGACATCGACCAGGTCGAGGAGTGCTGGGAGCAGCTCGCCGACGTGCTGGGCGACCTCGACACGCCGGACGCGGACGGCCGCGTGCCCGTGATCCCTGTCACCTACATGAACTCGTCCGCCGCGATCAAGGGCTTCGTCGGGCGACACGGCGGCATCGTCTGCACCTCCTCCAACGCGCACACCGTGCTCGAATGGGCGTTCGCGCGCGGACAGCGCGTGCTGTTCTTCCCCGACCAGCACCTCGGCCGCAACACCGCCAAGGCCATGGGCGTGCCGCTGGAGCGCATGCCGCTGTGGAACCCGCGGCGAGCGCTCGGCGGCTCCACGCCCGACGAGCTCAGCGACGCGCGCGTCATCCTGTGGCACGGCTTCTGCTCCGTGCACCGCCGCTTCACGGTCGCGCAGATCGACCAGGCCCGCGCCGAGCACCCCGGCGTGCGCGTGATCGTCCACCCGGAGTGTCCGATGGAGGTGGTGGACGCCGCCGACGAGGCCGGATCGACCGAGTACATCCGCCGCGCGATCGACGAGGCCACCACGCCGACGACGTTCGCGATCGGCACCGAGATCAACCTCGTGCGCCGCCTCGCCGCGCAGTACCCGCAGCACCGGATCTTCTGCCTCGACCCCGTGGTGTGCCCCTGCTCGACCATGTACCGCATCCACCCCGGCTACCTCGCCTGGACGCTGGAGGAGCTGGTCGCGGGACGCACGCCCAACCGGATCACGGTGGCCCAGGACGTCGCGGAACCGGCCAGGGTCGCCCTCGAGCGCATGCTCGCCGCCAAGCCCCCGGCAGCCGGCGCGCGATGA
- the nadB gene encoding L-aspartate oxidase, with protein MNVVVVGAGIAGMTAALHAHEAGHTVTLVTKGEVGEGCTPLAQGGIAGGYGPDDSPAAHADDTLTAGAGLGDRPAVETLVAASSARIAELIARGVAFDRAADGSLQRGREAAHSHARILHAGGDATGAAIATALTAAVRRAGIAPVERAMLTGLTVADGTVRGVELLHDDHPTVRTADAVILATGGDGQLYAHTTNPAGVTGDGIAVALAAGAAVADLEFVQFHPTVLASGPAFLISEAVRGEGAVLLDADGRRFVFDSHPDGELAPRDVVARAIAAQAARQDVPVRLDATMLGAATLARRFPTIDRVTRERGFDWSREPLPVTPAAHYLMGGVVTDLDGRTTIRGLYAVGEVARTGVHGANRLASNSLLEGAVFGARTAAALAGPWPAGVHPGPTTPRATATPATEPTATTGTPPFARRALQQLMWDEVGLHRTARGLERALGTIRGWIIAQQPPQSARDHEDAHLLHVAEATAAAALARRISVGAHHRADAEPAAPATARPPILETV; from the coding sequence ATGAACGTCGTCGTCGTCGGAGCGGGCATCGCGGGCATGACCGCGGCCCTGCACGCGCACGAGGCGGGCCACACCGTGACGCTCGTGACGAAGGGCGAGGTCGGCGAGGGCTGCACACCGCTCGCGCAGGGCGGGATCGCGGGCGGCTACGGGCCGGACGACTCCCCGGCCGCGCACGCGGACGACACCCTCACCGCCGGAGCCGGACTCGGCGACCGCCCCGCCGTCGAGACGCTCGTGGCCGCGAGCTCCGCCCGCATCGCGGAGCTCATCGCCCGGGGCGTCGCGTTCGACCGCGCCGCCGACGGCAGCCTCCAGCGCGGGAGGGAGGCGGCGCACAGCCACGCGCGCATCCTCCACGCGGGCGGAGACGCCACGGGTGCCGCCATCGCGACCGCCCTCACCGCGGCCGTGCGCCGGGCGGGGATCGCCCCGGTCGAACGGGCGATGCTCACCGGGCTCACCGTGGCGGACGGCACCGTGCGCGGCGTGGAGCTGCTCCACGACGACCACCCCACCGTGCGGACCGCCGACGCCGTGATCCTCGCGACCGGGGGCGACGGACAGCTGTACGCCCACACCACCAACCCCGCCGGGGTCACGGGCGACGGGATCGCCGTGGCCCTGGCCGCGGGGGCCGCGGTCGCCGACCTGGAGTTCGTGCAGTTCCACCCCACCGTGCTCGCGAGCGGCCCGGCGTTCCTCATCTCGGAGGCCGTGCGCGGCGAAGGGGCGGTGCTGCTCGACGCCGACGGACGGCGGTTCGTCTTCGACAGCCACCCCGACGGCGAGCTGGCGCCGCGGGACGTGGTCGCGCGGGCGATCGCCGCACAGGCCGCGCGACAGGACGTGCCGGTGCGCCTCGACGCCACGATGCTGGGAGCTGCGACCCTCGCGCGCCGCTTCCCCACGATCGACCGTGTCACCCGCGAGCGGGGCTTCGACTGGTCTCGCGAGCCGCTCCCGGTGACCCCGGCTGCGCACTACCTGATGGGCGGCGTCGTGACCGACCTCGACGGACGCACCACGATCCGCGGGCTCTACGCGGTGGGCGAGGTGGCCCGTACCGGGGTGCACGGCGCGAACCGCCTCGCGTCGAACTCCCTCCTGGAGGGTGCGGTGTTCGGCGCACGGACGGCTGCGGCCCTCGCCGGTCCCTGGCCCGCCGGTGTCCACCCCGGCCCCACGACGCCGCGGGCGACCGCGACACCCGCCACGGAGCCGACGGCGACCACCGGCACCCCGCCGTTCGCGCGCCGCGCCCTGCAGCAGCTGATGTGGGACGAGGTCGGACTCCACCGCACAGCGCGGGGACTCGAGCGCGCCCTCGGCACCATCCGCGGCTGGATCATCGCGCAGCAGCCGCCGCAGAGCGCGCGCGACCACGAGGACGCCCACCTGCTGCACGTCGCGGAGGCCACGGCCGCCGCTGCCCTGGCGCGCCGCATCTCGGTCGGCGCCCACCACCGCGCGGACGCGGAGCCCGCCGCCCCCGCCACCGCCCGTC
- a CDS encoding NUDIX hydrolase produces the protein MTRSQPIRVAVSTVILTLRRTDDGRAVLALPLVLRTREPFAQQWALPGGWLTAEESPVDAAARTLAETTGLAPSYLEQLYAFGAVDRSPTRVVSIVYWALLRQDDVEAQIAAHRASGRAPENVQWFEVDELPALAFDHAKIIEYALWRLRNKVGYSRVAQGFLPAEFTLAELREAYESILGRQLDPANFRRQVEAAGNLLPTDRFRTGSHRPARLYRDNTDVELADRGPLGPEETSTR, from the coding sequence ATGACTCGAAGCCAGCCCATCCGCGTCGCCGTCTCGACCGTGATCCTGACGCTGCGGCGCACCGACGACGGCCGCGCCGTGCTCGCCCTCCCCCTCGTGCTCCGCACGCGCGAGCCGTTCGCGCAGCAGTGGGCGCTCCCCGGCGGCTGGCTCACCGCCGAGGAATCCCCGGTCGACGCCGCCGCCCGCACGCTCGCGGAGACCACGGGCCTCGCGCCCAGCTACCTCGAGCAGCTCTACGCGTTCGGCGCCGTCGACCGCTCCCCCACGCGCGTCGTCTCGATCGTGTACTGGGCCCTGCTGCGACAGGACGACGTCGAAGCCCAGATCGCCGCCCACCGCGCCAGCGGACGCGCGCCGGAGAACGTGCAGTGGTTCGAGGTCGACGAGCTCCCCGCACTGGCGTTCGACCACGCCAAGATCATCGAGTACGCCCTGTGGCGCCTGCGCAACAAGGTCGGCTACAGCCGCGTCGCACAGGGCTTCCTGCCCGCGGAGTTCACGCTCGCCGAGCTCCGCGAGGCGTACGAGTCGATCCTCGGCCGCCAGCTCGACCCCGCGAACTTCCGCCGTCAGGTGGAGGCCGCCGGCAACCTCCTGCCCACCGACCGGTTCCGCACCGGAAGCCACCGTCCCGCCCGTCTGTACCGCGACAACACCGATGTCGAGCTGGCCGACCGCGGCCCCCTCGGCCCCGAAGAAACGAGCACCCGATGA